A single region of the Latilactobacillus curvatus JCM 1096 = DSM 20019 genome encodes:
- the glmU gene encoding bifunctional UDP-N-acetylglucosamine diphosphorylase/glucosamine-1-phosphate N-acetyltransferase GlmU, giving the protein MVNKNAIILAAGKGTRMKSKLYKVLHEVCGRPMVDHVLTQVERTHPTNVVTIVGHGAEKVKDYLGDRSQYALQAEQLGTGHAVLQAEALLKDEDGITIVVSGDTPLLTAETFEKLFAYHHDKGAKATILTATAPDPTGYGRIIRNDIGIVEKIVEQKDTNDKEAAVNEINTGVYCFDNKTLFQALHEVTNKNAQGEYYLTDVVEILKKKGEIVAAYRMPNFEESMGVNDRVALAAATKVMRKRINTEHMRNGVTLIDPENTYIEVGVQIGNDTIVEPNVVLKGNTTIGSDCFVGAGSTIIDSTIEDNIQITSSTIESAIMHTGSNIGPNSHLRPNAEIGEDVHVGNFCEVKNAKIGDRTKIGHLSYVGDATLGTDINVGCGVVFVNYDGVAKHHANVGSHVFIGSNSNIVAPVEIADHTFIAAGSTITDDVPEKAMAIARARQTNKENYWAKLPVANDEEWQ; this is encoded by the coding sequence ATGGTTAATAAAAATGCAATTATTTTAGCAGCGGGTAAAGGTACTCGCATGAAGTCAAAATTATATAAAGTATTACATGAGGTTTGTGGTCGACCAATGGTAGATCATGTTTTAACCCAAGTTGAAAGAACGCACCCAACCAATGTGGTCACAATTGTTGGGCACGGCGCTGAAAAGGTGAAAGATTATCTCGGCGACCGGTCACAATATGCATTACAAGCTGAACAATTAGGGACTGGCCATGCGGTTTTACAAGCTGAAGCTTTACTGAAAGATGAAGATGGCATTACGATTGTGGTCAGTGGCGATACGCCACTTTTAACCGCTGAAACCTTTGAAAAATTATTTGCATACCATCATGATAAAGGCGCTAAGGCAACGATTTTAACAGCAACGGCCCCAGACCCAACAGGTTACGGCCGGATTATCCGGAATGATATCGGGATTGTCGAAAAAATCGTTGAACAAAAAGATACTAATGATAAAGAAGCGGCTGTTAATGAAATTAATACGGGCGTTTATTGCTTTGACAACAAGACCTTATTCCAAGCTTTGCACGAAGTGACGAATAAGAACGCACAAGGTGAATACTACTTAACGGATGTGGTTGAAATCTTGAAGAAAAAAGGCGAAATTGTCGCTGCTTACAGAATGCCAAACTTTGAAGAATCAATGGGTGTTAATGATCGAGTTGCTCTTGCTGCAGCAACAAAAGTGATGCGTAAACGCATCAATACAGAACACATGCGTAATGGTGTGACATTAATTGATCCAGAAAATACTTATATCGAAGTGGGCGTTCAGATTGGTAATGATACAATTGTTGAACCTAACGTCGTCTTAAAAGGGAACACAACAATTGGTTCAGATTGTTTCGTTGGTGCTGGCTCAACTATTATTGATTCAACAATTGAAGACAACATTCAAATCACAAGTTCAACGATTGAATCAGCTATCATGCACACGGGGTCAAACATTGGGCCTAACAGTCATTTACGCCCAAACGCTGAAATTGGTGAAGACGTCCATGTTGGGAACTTCTGTGAAGTGAAGAATGCTAAAATTGGCGATCGCACGAAGATTGGCCATTTAAGTTATGTTGGCGATGCCACATTAGGCACTGATATTAATGTTGGCTGTGGCGTAGTCTTTGTTAACTATGATGGCGTGGCTAAACACCACGCAAATGTTGGCAGCCATGTCTTCATCGGTAGCAACTCAAACATTGTCGCACCGGTTGAAATTGCAGATCACACCTTCATTGCAGCTGGCTCAACCATCACGGATGATGTCCCAGAAAAGGCAATGGCCATCGCCCGTGCCCGTCAAACAAACAAAGAAAACTACTGGGCAAAACTACCAGTAGCAAATGACGAAGAATGGCAATAG
- a CDS encoding ribose-phosphate diphosphokinase, whose amino-acid sequence MSEQYFDPKLKIFALNSNKPLAEKIAAEVGVPLGKSSVKRFSDGEIQINIEESIRGDEIFIIQSTSAPVNDNLMEIMIMIDALRRASAKTINVVLPYYGYARQDRKARSREPITAKLVANMLTMAGANRILALDLHAVQIQGFFDIPVDHLMGAPLLADYFLSNDLAENAVVVSPDHGGVTRARKLADFLKTPIAIIDKRRPRPNVSEVMNIIGNVNGKRAIIIDDMIDTAGTITLAAQALKDAGATEVFACCTHPVLSGPAIQRIEDSVIKQMIVTDSINLPKEKLIDKMVQVSVGPLIGDAIKRIHENKPVSPLFENRFKR is encoded by the coding sequence ATGTCTGAACAATATTTCGACCCTAAGTTGAAAATCTTTGCTTTGAACTCTAATAAGCCCTTAGCTGAGAAAATCGCGGCTGAAGTTGGGGTTCCTTTAGGAAAATCTTCTGTTAAACGTTTTAGTGATGGTGAAATCCAGATTAATATTGAAGAAAGTATTCGTGGCGACGAAATTTTCATTATTCAATCAACATCTGCACCAGTTAATGATAACTTGATGGAAATCATGATTATGATTGATGCATTGCGTCGTGCATCTGCTAAAACAATCAATGTTGTGTTACCTTATTATGGTTACGCACGTCAAGATCGTAAGGCTCGCTCACGTGAACCGATTACCGCTAAATTAGTGGCTAATATGTTAACGATGGCAGGGGCTAACCGAATTTTAGCATTAGACTTACATGCCGTACAAATCCAAGGGTTCTTCGATATTCCAGTGGATCACTTGATGGGTGCTCCTTTATTGGCTGATTATTTCTTGAGCAATGACTTGGCTGAAAATGCTGTTGTTGTTTCACCCGATCACGGTGGGGTTACACGTGCTCGTAAATTAGCTGATTTCTTAAAGACACCAATCGCAATTATCGACAAACGTCGCCCAAGACCGAATGTTTCTGAAGTGATGAATATTATCGGGAATGTTAACGGTAAACGCGCAATCATCATTGATGATATGATTGATACTGCCGGCACAATTACGTTAGCTGCGCAAGCATTGAAAGATGCTGGTGCAACAGAAGTATTCGCATGTTGTACACATCCAGTATTGTCTGGCCCAGCTATTCAACGAATCGAAGATTCAGTGATTAAGCAAATGATTGTTACAGATTCAATTAATCTTCCAAAAGAAAAATTAATCGATAAAATGGTACAAGTTTCTGTCGGGCCACTTATTGGGGACGCCATCAAACGAATCCATGAAAACAAACCAGTCAGTCCATTATTTGAAAACAGATTTAAAAGATAA